In Penaeus chinensis breed Huanghai No. 1 chromosome 40, ASM1920278v2, whole genome shotgun sequence, one genomic interval encodes:
- the LOC125047075 gene encoding adenine phosphoribosyltransferase-like isoform X1 yields MKYSNMDERVERIKNKITAYPDFPKPGILFRDIFSVLQTPPVFHDLMTVLEEKVKSVCPDVDIIMGLDSRGFLFGAPLALSLNKPFVPVRKRGKLPGELKQISYTLEYGTDVFEAQASSIKAGQKVVIIDDLLATGGSMKAAAELVKEMGGVVALCLVCIELTDLKGRDRLKDPCEAIVKY; encoded by the exons ATG AAGTATAGCAACATGGATGAGCGTGTGGAAAGAATAAAGAACAAGATCACTGCCTACCCTGATTTTCCTAAACCAGGCATTCTCTTCAG AGACATCTTTTCAGTCCTCCAGACTCCTCCTGTATTCCATGATTTGATGACAGTTCTTGAAGAAAAGGTCAAGTCAGTCTGCCCTGACGTAGATATTATCATGGGCCTGGATTCAAGAGGGTTCTTGTTTGGTGCTCCGCTAGCTCTGTCCCTGAACAAGCCTTTCGTAccggtgaggaagagggggaagttgcCTGGAGAATTGAAGCAGATATCTTACACCCTGGAGTATGGAACG GATGTCTTTGAGGCTCAGGCATCTAGCATAAAGGCAGGTCAGAAGGTGGTAATTATTGATGACCTTCTCGCAACAGGAG GTTCAATGAAAGCTGCCGCTGAATTAGTGAAGGAAATGGGGGGAGTTGTTGCACTGTGCCTTGTATGTATTGAACTTACAGAtttgaaggggagagacagactgaaagatcCATGTGAGGCTATTGTGAAGTACTAA
- the LOC125047074 gene encoding 26S proteasome regulatory subunit 6B-like, which translates to MNPRIRPRYENAGVFSPSKSKVCTKRSRIVRRDMEEIGITVATEKVEETADVKVPVLGGLTVVSDETTKDDYNTYKRLLQNLEYLRVQEDYIKDELHNLKKEYRHAQEEVKRIQSVPLVIGQFLEAVDQNTGIVGSTTGSNYYVRILSTIDRELLKPSASVALHKHSNALVDVLPPEADSSISMLQADEKPDVAYSDIGGLDMQKQEIREAVELPLTHFDLYKQIGIDPPRGVLMFGPPGCGKTMLAKAVAHHTTASFIRVVGSEFVQKYLGEGPRMVRDVFRLARENAPAIIFIDEIDAIATKRFDAQTGADREVQRILLELLNQMDGFDQTTNVKVIMATNRADTLDPALLRPGRLDRKIEFPLPDRRQKRLIFSTITGRMNLSEDVDLEDYVARPDRISGADINAICQEAGMHAVRENRYIVLAKDFEKAYKNNVKKDESDHEFYK; encoded by the exons ATGAATCCGCGAATCCGGCCGCGCTACGAGAACGCTGGAGTGTTTTCACCCTCGAAGTCGAAGGTTTGTACGAAGAGAAGCCGAATTGTCAGAAGAGACATGGAGGAAATCGGAATTACTGTGGCGACGGAGAAG GTGGAGGAGACAGCGGATGTCAAAGTCCCTGTTCTGGGAGGATTAACTGTTGTCAGTGATGAAACCACGAAAGATGACTACAACACATACAAGCGACTCCTTCAGAATTTGGAGTACTTGCGCGTTCAGGAAGATTACATTAAAGATGAACTTCATAACTTGAAGAAGGAGTACAGACATGCTCAGGAAGAG gTTAAGCGGATTCAGAGTGTTCCCTTGGTCATTGGCCAGTTCCTAGAAGCAGTTGACCAGAATACTGGAATTGTGGGATCAACAACAGGGTCAAATTACTATGTCCGCATTCTGTCCACTATAGATCGTGAACTGCTTAAACCCTCTGCTTCTGTGGCTCTTCACAAGCACAGTAATGCCCTTGTAGATGTGCTTCCCCCAGAAGCTGATTCTTCAATTTCCATGTTGCAAGCAGATGAAAAGCCAGATGTCGCCTACTCTGACATTGGAGGCTTAGACATGCAGAAGCAGGAGATTAGGGAGGCTGTTGAATTGCCTCTGACTCACTTTGACTTGTACAAGCAGATTGGTATTGACCCACCCAGAGGTGTGCTTATGTTTGGACCACCAGGATGTGGTAAGACCATGCTTGCAAAGGCTGTAGCACATCATACAACAGCTTCTTTCATCCGCGTTGTGGGCTCAGAGTTTGTGCAGAAATACCTAGGCGAAGGGCCCCGCATGGTGAGAGATGTTTTCCGATTAGCCAGAGAAAATGCAccagctattattttcattgatgaaATTGATGCTATTGCAACAAAACGATTTGATGCGCAGACTGGTGCTGATCGTGAGGTTCAGCGTATTCTTCTAGAGCTGCTCAATCAGATGGATGGCTTTGACCAGACTACAAATGTTAAA GTTATTATGGCCACTAACCGTGCAGACACCCTAGATCCTGCCCTCCTTCGCCCTGGACGTCTCGACAGAAAGATTGAGTTCCCATTGCCCGACCGCAGGCAGAAGCGACTCATCTTCTCCACTATTACTGGTCGCATGAATTTGAGCGAGGATGTGGACCTTGAAGATTATGTTGCTCGTCCCGATCGTATCTCTGGTGCTGACATAAATGCTATTTGCCAAGAGGCTGGTATGCATGCTGTACGAGAGAACAGATACATAGTCTTGGCTAAGGACTTTGAAAAGGCTTATAAGAACAATGTTAAAAAGGATGAGTCAGACCATGAGTTCTATAAATAA
- the LOC125047075 gene encoding adenine phosphoribosyltransferase-like isoform X2: MDERVERIKNKITAYPDFPKPGILFRDIFSVLQTPPVFHDLMTVLEEKVKSVCPDVDIIMGLDSRGFLFGAPLALSLNKPFVPVRKRGKLPGELKQISYTLEYGTDVFEAQASSIKAGQKVVIIDDLLATGGSMKAAAELVKEMGGVVALCLVCIELTDLKGRDRLKDPCEAIVKY; this comes from the exons ATGGATGAGCGTGTGGAAAGAATAAAGAACAAGATCACTGCCTACCCTGATTTTCCTAAACCAGGCATTCTCTTCAG AGACATCTTTTCAGTCCTCCAGACTCCTCCTGTATTCCATGATTTGATGACAGTTCTTGAAGAAAAGGTCAAGTCAGTCTGCCCTGACGTAGATATTATCATGGGCCTGGATTCAAGAGGGTTCTTGTTTGGTGCTCCGCTAGCTCTGTCCCTGAACAAGCCTTTCGTAccggtgaggaagagggggaagttgcCTGGAGAATTGAAGCAGATATCTTACACCCTGGAGTATGGAACG GATGTCTTTGAGGCTCAGGCATCTAGCATAAAGGCAGGTCAGAAGGTGGTAATTATTGATGACCTTCTCGCAACAGGAG GTTCAATGAAAGCTGCCGCTGAATTAGTGAAGGAAATGGGGGGAGTTGTTGCACTGTGCCTTGTATGTATTGAACTTACAGAtttgaaggggagagacagactgaaagatcCATGTGAGGCTATTGTGAAGTACTAA